Proteins from a single region of Sporosarcina sp. P33:
- a CDS encoding sulfatase-like hydrolase/transferase — translation MTSEFHYGESRPNILFLMVDQDRFPPVYETKELQKWRRKNLVAQKLLRKNGLSFLNHYAASTACAPSRTSLYTGHYPSLHGVTQTPGAAKGSFDADLFWLDPNTVPTIGDYFRAAGYKTFWKGKWHASEPDILIPGTKNSLRSYDQQTGVPDKKNERMYRKADRLNEYGFSEWIGPDPHGADPRNSASSAGTGTSGRDEVYAADTVKLITQLDKNRHGDKKDSPWFIQCSFVNPHDIALYGLFSAISPDFTFEVDPTLPFIPPAPTVHESLQSKPSVQESYRQTYPKGLQPIHDNNFYRQLYYSLQKEVDNELLKVITALQQSSFFDNTIIVFTSDHGEQLGAHGGLYQKWYTMYEESIHVPLIIHSPKLFHNAKSTNMLTSHVDILPTLLGLAGIDTAAAERKLSCDHTEAKPLVGRNLTPLFYGRDQFFRANEPLYFMTEDNVFKGLNQTNPITGRPYEQVVQPSSIEAVFASLPTGCSKEYEIWKFARYFDNPQFWTDPGVSDTTLVEEDGCLVEKVKTEPAGDQFELYNLAEDPLETKNLADPANATDESKAIRCKLEKLLADERGKKRLGPGRR, via the coding sequence ATGACAAGCGAATTCCATTATGGGGAGTCACGACCGAACATTTTGTTTTTAATGGTGGATCAGGATCGGTTTCCGCCTGTTTATGAAACAAAGGAGCTGCAAAAATGGAGAAGAAAGAATCTGGTTGCGCAGAAACTGTTGAGGAAAAACGGACTTTCATTTTTGAACCATTATGCAGCGAGTACGGCTTGTGCTCCCAGCCGGACCTCATTATATACAGGGCACTATCCTTCATTACATGGCGTCACGCAAACACCGGGTGCTGCAAAGGGCTCGTTTGACGCAGATCTATTCTGGTTGGATCCAAATACCGTTCCAACAATAGGGGACTATTTCCGCGCTGCAGGCTACAAGACATTTTGGAAAGGGAAGTGGCATGCGTCGGAACCTGATATCCTCATTCCGGGAACAAAAAATTCATTGCGAAGTTATGATCAGCAGACAGGTGTGCCTGATAAAAAGAATGAGAGAATGTATCGAAAAGCAGACCGTCTGAATGAATACGGCTTTTCTGAGTGGATTGGTCCGGACCCCCATGGTGCAGATCCCAGAAATTCTGCTTCATCTGCAGGGACTGGAACGAGCGGGCGCGATGAAGTGTATGCAGCGGATACCGTGAAACTCATTACACAATTAGATAAAAATAGACATGGTGATAAAAAGGATAGCCCTTGGTTTATTCAATGTTCATTCGTCAACCCGCATGACATCGCATTATATGGCTTGTTTTCAGCGATTTCTCCCGACTTTACGTTCGAAGTGGATCCCACACTGCCTTTCATACCTCCAGCCCCAACTGTTCACGAATCACTGCAATCGAAACCGTCTGTACAGGAAAGCTATCGGCAAACGTATCCAAAAGGGCTTCAGCCGATACATGATAATAATTTTTACCGTCAGCTGTATTACAGTCTTCAAAAAGAAGTGGATAACGAACTCTTGAAAGTCATTACGGCTCTCCAACAGTCCAGTTTTTTCGATAATACGATCATCGTGTTCACTTCGGATCATGGGGAGCAACTGGGTGCGCATGGCGGCCTGTATCAGAAATGGTACACGATGTACGAAGAATCCATTCACGTGCCTCTCATCATTCATAGCCCAAAACTTTTCCATAATGCAAAGTCTACCAACATGCTAACGAGCCACGTCGACATTCTGCCTACTCTTCTCGGCTTAGCCGGTATTGACACGGCGGCTGCAGAGCGGAAATTATCCTGCGATCATACAGAAGCCAAGCCGCTCGTTGGAAGAAACCTGACACCGCTCTTTTACGGCCGTGACCAGTTCTTTCGGGCAAACGAACCGCTGTATTTCATGACAGAAGATAATGTCTTCAAAGGGCTCAACCAAACAAACCCGATTACCGGGCGCCCCTACGAACAAGTTGTCCAGCCAAGCTCGATCGAAGCCGTCTTTGCCTCACTTCCAACGGGATGCAGCAAGGAGTATGAAATTTGGAAATTCGCCCGATACTTCGACAACCCTCAATTTTGGACAGATCCCGGAGTCAGTGATACAACACTTGTTGAGGAAGACGGATGCTTGGTGGAGAAAGTCAAAACAGAGCCGGCTGGCGATCAATTTGAACTTTATAACCTTGCCGAAGATCCGCTGGAGACGAAAAATTTGGCTGATCCTGCGAATGCGACGGATGAATCAAAGGCGATTCGTTGTAAATTGGAAAAGTTATTGGCGGATGAGCGTGGTAAGAAACGGTTGGGTCCGGGAAGGCGATGA
- a CDS encoding urea transporter → MNKKDFINFLKECLKGISQIIYIENTITGLLILLAITISSFSLGVIAFLSAMIGTLVAKIGGADETLVRKGLMGYNSVLTGLVLQTFLTGPTAWVVALVGAAVTAILTATLMYFLGNLGIPILTLPFILLTWFTLLASYKLESIKLSGSLSPQSLANWELNIEGKINLLQSTFNGIGQIFFVTEAIPGLLLFIAIFWASRKMGIYAVIGNVVACLTALALAGEHALILLGLYGYNAILTILAVSVVYNTKENRYAPITGVVAACITVPLMASVSIWLLPLGLPALTMPFVLGTWLILGARKVLPKL, encoded by the coding sequence ATGAATAAAAAAGATTTCATTAACTTTCTTAAAGAATGCCTCAAAGGGATATCCCAAATCATTTATATTGAAAACACGATAACAGGACTTCTAATTTTATTAGCGATTACGATATCTTCGTTTTCATTAGGGGTGATTGCATTTTTATCCGCCATGATCGGTACGCTAGTTGCGAAAATAGGCGGTGCAGATGAAACATTGGTCCGTAAAGGTTTGATGGGCTATAACTCAGTGCTTACCGGATTGGTGCTTCAAACATTTTTGACCGGGCCTACTGCCTGGGTTGTGGCACTGGTTGGCGCAGCGGTCACTGCGATACTAACCGCGACGTTAATGTATTTCTTAGGAAACCTCGGCATTCCAATCTTGACATTGCCATTTATCCTATTAACTTGGTTCACACTGCTTGCATCCTATAAACTTGAAAGCATCAAGTTAAGCGGGTCACTGTCTCCTCAAAGTTTAGCTAATTGGGAATTGAATATAGAAGGAAAAATCAATCTGCTTCAATCAACGTTTAATGGAATCGGTCAAATCTTTTTCGTTACCGAAGCCATACCTGGTCTTTTACTATTCATTGCGATATTTTGGGCTAGCAGGAAAATGGGAATATATGCGGTCATCGGTAATGTGGTCGCGTGTTTGACAGCTTTGGCATTAGCGGGGGAACATGCGCTAATCCTACTGGGGTTATATGGCTATAACGCTATTTTGACCATTCTAGCCGTATCGGTTGTGTACAACACGAAGGAAAATCGCTATGCACCTATTACAGGTGTGGTGGCGGCATGTATTACAGTTCCCCTTATGGCAAGTGTCAGCATTTGGCTATTGCCGTTGGGGCTTCCCGCTTTGACAATGCCATTTGTGCTGGGTACTTGGCTGATATTAGGCGCTAGAAAAGTTTTGCCGAAATTGTAA
- a CDS encoding asparaginase, with protein MEKKKIVMLSTGGTIASKRNPETGLLTAGVMSGEELSKMCDLPETITVDVQSVFQIPSNHMNFEYLYTLKEKIEEVFQNEQVDGIVVTHGTDTLEETAYFLDLVISDDRPVVITGSQRGPTVIGTDAFVNLRQSIILAAHPESRSLGTIALFNERIFSGRYVQKKHASNVDGFTSFGFGYLGIVDQEKVSYYQKPIHRETYTIKNPLPAIDLVKCALGSDGKFIDCASESGSKGIIIEAPGRGHAPPYILDSVKRAVEKGIIVILTTSAEEGEVKTVYDFPGSAWSLQNEGVILASDYDGKKARIKLAVLLAAGVPVNKEYFES; from the coding sequence ATGGAAAAGAAGAAAATTGTCATGTTAAGTACTGGCGGAACTATTGCCAGTAAAAGAAATCCGGAAACAGGTTTGCTTACGGCTGGCGTTATGTCTGGAGAAGAATTATCCAAGATGTGTGACTTACCTGAAACAATTACAGTAGACGTTCAGTCGGTATTCCAAATTCCAAGCAACCATATGAACTTTGAATATTTATATACACTTAAAGAGAAGATTGAAGAAGTGTTTCAAAATGAACAAGTTGATGGAATAGTAGTTACCCACGGTACAGATACTTTAGAAGAAACTGCTTATTTCTTAGATCTCGTAATTTCAGATGATCGTCCTGTTGTTATTACAGGTTCCCAAAGAGGACCAACTGTTATTGGAACGGATGCTTTTGTAAACTTAAGACAATCGATTATTTTAGCTGCACATCCGGAAAGCCGTAGTTTGGGAACAATTGCCTTGTTTAATGAGAGAATATTCTCAGGTCGTTATGTTCAAAAAAAGCATGCTTCCAACGTTGACGGGTTTACATCTTTCGGGTTTGGTTATTTAGGAATTGTAGATCAAGAGAAAGTCTCTTATTATCAAAAACCAATTCATAGAGAAACTTATACTATTAAAAATCCTTTGCCAGCTATTGATCTCGTTAAATGTGCACTTGGATCAGATGGGAAATTCATTGATTGCGCTTCAGAATCAGGCTCAAAAGGTATTATCATTGAGGCCCCAGGCAGAGGACACGCTCCTCCTTATATTCTAGACAGCGTGAAGCGAGCAGTTGAGAAAGGCATTATTGTAATTTTGACTACTAGCGCAGAAGAAGGAGAGGTAAAGACTGTCTATGACTTCCCGGGCAGTGCATGGAGTTTGCAGAATGAAGGGGTTATTCTTGCTAGCGACTATGATGGAAAAAAAGCTAGGATTAAGCTAGCGGTATTATTAGCTGCAGGTGTTCCTGTCAATAAAGAGTATTTTGAAAGCTGA
- a CDS encoding GntR family transcriptional regulator: protein MTIQIVQAPPLYLQIYEAIREDILTGAIEADEQIVEAQLAKKLNVSRGPIREAVGKLELEGLLLRKNGTLFVYKTSKEDLKQIYQCRIALESLAVKLLISNLNEEIHQELQELFLQKERFINELGNPDESDDFNRMCTAFHDIILNESKNERLYQQTNQLRNLTRFYKSSKLRDAERRVVIHNQHFEIYNAIKDQDSDRASNLMQEHMEDDLEYLLKNF, encoded by the coding sequence TTGACAATTCAAATAGTCCAAGCTCCGCCATTGTATTTACAAATTTATGAGGCTATTAGAGAAGATATTTTAACTGGTGCTATTGAAGCAGATGAACAAATTGTAGAGGCACAATTAGCTAAGAAGTTAAACGTGAGTAGGGGTCCAATTAGAGAGGCCGTTGGAAAACTTGAATTGGAAGGCCTTCTTCTTAGGAAAAATGGTACATTATTTGTCTACAAAACTTCCAAGGAAGATCTAAAACAGATTTATCAATGCAGAATTGCTCTAGAATCACTCGCAGTCAAACTATTAATTTCAAATTTAAATGAAGAAATTCATCAGGAATTACAAGAGCTATTTTTACAGAAAGAAAGATTTATCAATGAACTTGGAAATCCTGATGAATCCGATGACTTTAATAGAATGTGCACGGCATTCCACGATATTATTCTCAACGAGAGTAAGAACGAGAGGTTATATCAGCAGACTAATCAACTTAGAAACTTAACGAGATTCTATAAAAGTTCCAAGCTAAGAGACGCGGAAAGAAGAGTAGTCATCCATAACCAACATTTTGAAATATACAATGCAATAAAGGATCAAGATTCAGATAGAGCATCAAATTTAATGCAAGAACATATGGAAGACGATTTAGAATACTTGTTAAAAAACTTTTAA
- a CDS encoding RidA family protein, translating to MRKIETKYSIRDGGHYVPAMEYNGVLYISGQLSINPETGTIPQGGVKTETVQALRNLECVLEEAGLNKESVIMCRVYIPDVKLWPELNEVYSEFFGDHKPARVVVPSNNLYSGCLVEIEAIAAMGES from the coding sequence ATGAGGAAAATTGAAACAAAATACTCAATTCGTGACGGAGGACACTACGTCCCGGCTATGGAATATAACGGTGTACTATATATATCAGGACAATTGTCCATAAATCCAGAAACAGGAACCATACCTCAAGGTGGAGTGAAAACGGAAACAGTCCAGGCGCTTCGTAATTTAGAGTGTGTCCTAGAGGAAGCAGGATTAAATAAAGAGTCTGTCATTATGTGCCGGGTCTACATACCTGATGTTAAGCTGTGGCCGGAACTGAACGAAGTTTATTCTGAGTTTTTCGGGGATCATAAGCCTGCGAGGGTAGTCGTCCCTTCAAATAACCTCTATAGTGGATGTCTTGTGGAAATTGAAGCAATCGCTGCCATGGGGGAATCGTAA
- a CDS encoding D-TA family PLP-dependent enzyme, with product MNYKELDTPALLIDRDIMMKNLQSMQQYANVNKVTLRPHTKTHKIPEIAIIQEELGANGITVAKLGEAEVMAESGLTDIFIANQVVGRQKIERIRELSDTIEISFGIDDPSQLPDIEEVFEGSGKKAKVLIEIEVGEERSGIIEESDFVILLNELKKSKNIDLKGIFSHDGHSYMAEDLEECKDIFYTSVARTLRFAELASENGFHLEVVSIGSTPSLIQGYDIPSGVTEIRPGTYVFMDASQANVINSYNQCAATILTTVISKPTRERVITDVGAKGITAQTRSKGITKTTGLGRIKDYDEVYIYDVYDEHAIIYNEKFNKEVKIGDKIEIIPNHICPVCNLHEKAYLISEGKVFGEYEVKGRGKLQ from the coding sequence ATGAATTATAAGGAGTTAGATACACCGGCTCTATTAATTGATCGGGATATTATGATGAAAAACCTTCAATCCATGCAACAATATGCAAATGTAAATAAGGTAACTTTACGCCCTCATACTAAAACTCATAAAATCCCTGAAATAGCCATTATCCAAGAAGAGCTTGGAGCAAATGGAATTACCGTTGCCAAACTGGGTGAGGCAGAAGTGATGGCGGAAAGTGGACTCACAGATATTTTTATAGCGAATCAAGTAGTTGGGCGACAGAAAATAGAGCGGATTAGAGAGTTATCCGATACTATAGAAATTTCATTTGGCATCGACGATCCAAGCCAACTTCCGGATATTGAAGAAGTGTTTGAAGGTTCCGGTAAGAAAGCGAAAGTCTTAATTGAAATTGAAGTGGGAGAAGAACGTTCCGGAATTATAGAGGAAAGTGATTTCGTCATACTTCTGAATGAATTGAAAAAGTCTAAAAACATCGATCTTAAAGGCATCTTCTCACATGATGGGCATTCCTATATGGCCGAAGACTTGGAAGAGTGCAAAGATATTTTCTATACAAGTGTGGCTAGAACACTTAGGTTTGCGGAACTTGCCAGTGAAAATGGATTTCACCTGGAAGTAGTTAGCATTGGATCCACACCTTCATTAATTCAAGGCTATGACATACCAAGCGGCGTGACAGAAATCAGACCTGGAACGTATGTCTTTATGGATGCATCTCAGGCTAATGTGATTAATTCTTACAATCAATGTGCTGCCACAATTTTAACTACTGTTATTAGTAAACCTACGCGTGAAAGGGTTATAACCGATGTCGGTGCGAAAGGTATTACTGCACAAACCAGAAGTAAAGGAATCACTAAAACTACAGGGCTGGGCCGTATTAAAGATTATGATGAAGTATACATTTATGATGTTTATGATGAGCATGCCATTATTTACAATGAAAAGTTTAACAAGGAAGTTAAAATAGGAGACAAAATAGAGATCATTCCAAATCATATTTGTCCAGTATGTAATTTACATGAGAAAGCCTATTTAATTTCAGAAGGCAAAGTATTTGGGGAATACGAAGTCAAGGGCAGAGGTAAATTACAATAA
- a CDS encoding Na+/H+ antiporter NhaC family protein, with product MGRIENRGANGLALLPLLIFIGLMVGTGIILTFVGVEKPFHQIPPSAALFLAVISAFVIYKAPMERKIGSFISGCTNENIAIMVLTVLLAGAFSTVAGAMGGVESFVNLCLTFMPTSILIAGFFVICALMSLATGSSSGTVAALAPIAFSIGQIADLNMAMLFAAVLGGAFFGDNLSIISDTTIVVTRGQGVEMRDKFRINLWIALPAVVVTVILLLVFGGQATSAPIEIGEYNLIKVIPYFVVLLFAVLGMNVFAVLTSGIILSGIIGLFTSDLTFLSFNQAVFDGFEGMIEIVVLALFIGGLSQMMKDAGGIQFIIEKVTRNIKGRQSAELGISGMVALADAAIANNTAALIATNDIAKEITHKHQVDPRRTAALMDIFSSVAQGLLPYGNQILLLVGIAGGIVSPIEIIPYMWYVMLLGIFAILSIYIPFADRAIKKQPWVWDEKNSTDEIETIALSNNNKSFVDLSKPETAVTIQTKDD from the coding sequence ATGGGTAGAATAGAAAACAGAGGTGCGAATGGATTAGCTTTACTGCCGTTATTAATATTTATAGGTCTAATGGTTGGAACGGGGATTATACTGACATTTGTAGGAGTAGAAAAGCCGTTTCATCAGATTCCGCCATCTGCCGCTTTATTCTTGGCAGTTATCTCAGCGTTTGTTATTTACAAAGCCCCAATGGAAAGAAAGATAGGTTCCTTTATTTCGGGATGTACAAATGAAAACATAGCAATTATGGTGTTAACAGTATTACTGGCCGGTGCATTTTCTACTGTTGCAGGGGCAATGGGTGGAGTTGAGTCGTTTGTTAATCTTTGTTTAACCTTCATGCCAACTTCTATTCTTATTGCAGGATTCTTTGTAATTTGTGCTTTGATGTCTTTGGCAACAGGATCATCAAGTGGAACTGTGGCAGCTTTGGCACCAATCGCATTTAGTATCGGACAGATTGCCGATTTGAATATGGCCATGTTATTTGCGGCTGTGTTGGGAGGGGCATTCTTTGGCGATAATTTATCGATTATTTCTGATACTACGATAGTTGTAACAAGAGGTCAGGGAGTTGAAATGAGAGACAAGTTCCGTATTAATTTATGGATAGCCTTGCCGGCAGTTGTGGTTACTGTAATATTACTATTGGTATTTGGCGGGCAGGCGACTTCCGCTCCTATAGAAATAGGCGAATATAACCTGATAAAAGTTATCCCTTATTTTGTTGTTTTGCTATTTGCGGTATTAGGAATGAATGTATTTGCTGTGTTAACTAGTGGGATCATACTTTCTGGTATTATCGGATTGTTCACTAGTGATCTAACTTTCCTTTCTTTCAACCAGGCGGTGTTTGATGGTTTTGAAGGAATGATTGAAATTGTAGTGTTAGCACTATTTATTGGCGGGCTTTCTCAAATGATGAAGGATGCTGGCGGCATTCAATTTATCATAGAGAAGGTAACAAGGAATATTAAAGGCCGACAATCCGCTGAACTCGGTATTTCCGGAATGGTCGCACTAGCAGATGCGGCGATAGCGAATAACACAGCAGCACTGATTGCTACAAACGATATTGCTAAAGAAATTACGCATAAACACCAGGTAGATCCAAGGAGAACTGCTGCTTTAATGGATATTTTCAGCAGTGTAGCACAAGGACTCCTGCCTTATGGCAATCAAATATTATTACTAGTGGGAATTGCAGGTGGTATTGTATCCCCAATCGAGATTATTCCTTATATGTGGTATGTCATGCTACTTGGTATTTTTGCTATTTTATCAATCTATATCCCATTTGCAGATCGCGCAATTAAAAAGCAGCCATGGGTCTGGGATGAAAAGAATAGCACAGATGAGATAGAAACAATTGCACTTTCAAATAATAACAAATCATTTGTAGACTTGAGCAAGCCTGAAACAGCCGTGACAATACAGACAAAAGATGACTAA
- a CDS encoding LysE family transporter, giving the protein MNSILIYIFLGASLAAPIGPVKTVLLNTGLKRGFFHAWAFSLGSVTTDIMYMILVYFGVGQFIDSPLLKIILWSFGCFVLMYTGIENLLTLNKVEMRVKFGKRVRLRTSMLTGFLMSLMNPLTIIFWLGIYGSILAKTAGGSTGHTIIINSLAILSGIIIVDLCMAALSGGARKILSVKVLLITSIISSISMIGFGIYFGIQAYQALF; this is encoded by the coding sequence GTGAATTCAATATTGATATATATTTTCCTTGGCGCATCGTTAGCCGCGCCAATCGGACCGGTTAAAACTGTTTTATTAAATACGGGGCTTAAACGCGGGTTTTTCCACGCTTGGGCTTTTAGTTTAGGTTCCGTGACAACGGATATTATGTACATGATTCTCGTGTATTTCGGAGTCGGACAATTTATTGATTCACCTTTACTTAAAATCATTCTCTGGTCGTTTGGGTGTTTTGTACTTATGTATACAGGTATAGAAAATCTGCTGACGTTAAATAAAGTGGAAATGCGTGTGAAATTCGGCAAAAGAGTCAGACTGCGGACATCTATGCTGACCGGCTTTCTGATGTCATTGATGAATCCGCTGACTATTATTTTTTGGCTGGGCATATACGGTTCAATCCTCGCAAAAACAGCTGGCGGTTCAACGGGTCATACAATCATCATAAACAGTCTTGCGATATTGTCGGGTATCATCATCGTGGATTTGTGTATGGCTGCTTTATCCGGCGGAGCACGCAAGATTTTGTCCGTTAAGGTGTTACTGATCACTTCCATTATATCCTCTATATCTATGATCGGTTTTGGAATTTACTTCGGTATCCAAGCTTATCAGGCGCTGTTTTAA
- a CDS encoding MFS transporter: MEKDGDKVSVWCIVSLASIPLIMTLGNSMLIPVLPLLEEKVGITSFQSSMIITSYSVAAILLIPVAGYLSDRFGRKMVILPSLVFALIGGLIAGFASWKMDDPYIMIIIGRVLQGIGAAGAMPIVLPLVGDLYKDDSEKSSSCLGIIETSNTFGKVLAPILGSVFAAVLWFLPFFSISVLSVISFILIFFFVKVPKEKDEPVKFKVFIQNTKKIFASEGKWLYTVFLNGVLVMLVLFSMLFFLSENLEKTHDIAGIKKGFVLAIPLLFLCVASFLSGRKIKGDLKTIKRLMIICLLAMSASVIFVGFTSKKLILLLIVTSIVGIAIGALLPALDAIITENIEKELRGTVSSFYSSARFIGVAAGPPLMSIAMKDFLAGSYIIAALLGLILTVIVFKFINVEEIEESNERT, encoded by the coding sequence ATGGAAAAAGACGGGGACAAAGTTAGTGTATGGTGCATTGTAAGTCTAGCCTCAATTCCGCTTATTATGACGCTGGGGAATTCAATGCTCATACCCGTGCTTCCCTTATTGGAAGAAAAAGTCGGCATTACATCGTTTCAGTCCAGTATGATCATTACCAGTTATTCAGTGGCGGCTATTTTACTTATCCCCGTGGCCGGCTATTTATCAGACCGCTTTGGACGGAAAATGGTGATATTGCCAAGTTTGGTCTTCGCATTGATCGGGGGTCTGATTGCCGGATTTGCTTCGTGGAAGATGGATGACCCTTATATAATGATTATAATTGGACGGGTATTACAAGGGATAGGAGCAGCGGGTGCTATGCCGATCGTTTTGCCGCTCGTGGGTGACTTATATAAAGATGACAGCGAAAAAAGCAGCAGCTGTTTAGGGATTATTGAAACGTCGAATACGTTTGGAAAAGTGTTAGCGCCGATCTTAGGTTCAGTATTTGCTGCTGTATTATGGTTCCTTCCGTTCTTCTCTATTTCTGTACTTAGTGTCATTTCTTTTATACTGATCTTTTTCTTTGTGAAAGTCCCGAAAGAAAAAGATGAACCGGTAAAGTTTAAGGTCTTTATACAGAACACGAAAAAAATATTTGCATCAGAAGGCAAATGGCTGTATACCGTATTTCTCAATGGAGTTCTGGTCATGCTGGTATTATTCAGTATGCTGTTTTTTTTATCGGAGAACCTTGAGAAAACACATGATATCGCGGGAATTAAGAAAGGCTTTGTGTTGGCAATTCCGTTATTATTCCTCTGCGTGGCATCCTTTTTATCGGGGCGAAAAATTAAAGGGGATCTGAAAACCATAAAAAGGCTAATGATCATTTGCTTACTCGCCATGTCCGCGAGTGTCATTTTTGTAGGCTTTACAAGCAAAAAATTGATCCTGTTGCTGATCGTAACCAGTATAGTAGGAATAGCAATCGGCGCATTATTGCCGGCTCTGGATGCAATCATTACAGAAAATATTGAAAAAGAGCTGCGGGGCACAGTTTCCTCATTTTACAGTTCAGCAAGATTTATCGGTGTAGCAGCCGGCCCTCCTTTGATGTCAATTGCCATGAAAGATTTTCTCGCCGGCAGTTACATTATTGCCGCTCTCCTCGGATTAATTTTGACTGTTATTGTTTTTAAATTTATTAACGTCGAAGAAATTGAAGAATCCAATGAAAGAACCTGA
- a CDS encoding YqhV family protein, whose protein sequence is MVSVIESALLFIIILRVISGSIEVTAAALMFKFNDLEKAFYINSLLALVGPFILIVTTGIALHGLTEKISLVRIICLFTGIFLIIFSLKSK, encoded by the coding sequence GTGGTTTCCGTGATAGAAAGTGCGTTGCTTTTCATTATTATATTGAGAGTTATTTCAGGAAGTATAGAAGTAACGGCTGCCGCACTGATGTTTAAATTTAATGACTTAGAAAAGGCGTTTTATATTAACTCTTTGCTTGCGTTAGTAGGTCCTTTTATATTAATAGTTACGACGGGAATCGCATTGCATGGTCTTACTGAAAAAATATCTTTAGTGCGAATAATTTGTCTGTTCACCGGAATCTTCCTCATTATTTTCAGTTTAAAATCCAAATAA